Below is a genomic region from Cohaesibacter intestini.
TCTGGCCTATGTGCTCAATTACACCGCATGGGGACGGCATGTTTATGCGCTCGGGGATGACCCGGATGCAGCAGAGCTGTCTGGTGTTCAGGTACAGAAAACTCTGATTTCGGTCTATGTGATCGGTGGCTTGATCTGTGCCTTGGCCGGTTGGGCGCTCATTGGCCGGTTGGGGTCGGTGTCGCCGACTGCTGGTCAGAATGCCAATATCGAATCCATCACGGCTGTGGTGATTGGCGGGATCTCGCTGTTTGGCGGGCGAGGCTCCATTCTGGGTATGTTGTTCGGTGCTTTGATCGTGGGCGTCTTCTCGCTCGGCTTGCGGCTGATCGGGACAGATCCGCAATGGACCTATCTGTTGATTGGCCTGTTGATCATCATCGCTGTTGCAATCGACCAATGGATCAGAAAGGTGGCGTCATGACCGGACCTGACTATGAAGCAGAACCGATCCTCACGGCGCGGGGTGTCACCAAGCGCTATGGTCGGGTGACCGCTCTTGATCGTGCGGATTTCGATCTCTATCCGGGCGAGATCCGTGCGGTGATCGGGGATAATGGCGCAGGCAAATCCACGCTTATCAAGGCGATTTCCGGTGCCTTGATACCAGATGCCGGGGAAATCCGGCTTTATGGGGAGAAGGTACAGTTCAACTCCCCGATGGCGGCGCGCAATGCGGGTATCGAGACAGTGTATCAGAATCTCGCTCTGTCTCCTGCCTTGTCGATCACCGACAACATGTTCATGGGGCGTGAAATTCGCAAGGAAGGGCCTTTGGGAACCTATTTCCGAATGCTCGACCGGGCGAAGATGGAAAAGATCGCGCGTGACAAGCTCACCGAGTTGGGCCTGTTGACCATTCAGAATATCAACCAGTCGGTTGAATCCCTGTCAGGTGGTCAGCGTCAGGGGGTTGCTGTGGCCCGTGCTGCGGCGTTTGGCTCTCGTGTGGTGATCATGGATGAACCGACAGCAGCGCTTGGGGTGAAAGAATCCCGTAAGGTGCTGGAGCTCATTCAGGATGTACGCTCACGCGGCCTGCCGATCATATTGATCTCACACAATATGCCTCACGTCTTCGAGGTTGCTGACCGCATTCACGTCCATCGTCTGGGGCGGCAGCTTTGTGTCATCGATCCCAAGGAATATTCCATGTCCGATGCGGTGGCTTTCATGACCGGGGCAAAAAAACCAGCAGAAGACAAGGCTTGATGCCTTTGTCGTGATGACTGGACATGGATAAGAAAACCGCGCCTTGCTGATTGCGAGGCGCGGTTTTCGTCTTTTTCTGCCATGGAAACTGTCGGGCCGTTCTAGGCGGCTGCGACCTTGTCGAGGAAATCGTCGATCACATCACGCATTTCGGTGGCGACATTGGCGACCGTGGTGGAGGCATTTTCCACTTGAAGCGCGGAATGGCGGGTTTCTTCGGTCGAA
It encodes:
- a CDS encoding ATP-binding cassette domain-containing protein yields the protein MDQKGGVMTGPDYEAEPILTARGVTKRYGRVTALDRADFDLYPGEIRAVIGDNGAGKSTLIKAISGALIPDAGEIRLYGEKVQFNSPMAARNAGIETVYQNLALSPALSITDNMFMGREIRKEGPLGTYFRMLDRAKMEKIARDKLTELGLLTIQNINQSVESLSGGQRQGVAVARAAAFGSRVVIMDEPTAALGVKESRKVLELIQDVRSRGLPIILISHNMPHVFEVADRIHVHRLGRQLCVIDPKEYSMSDAVAFMTGAKKPAEDKA